In a single window of the Amycolatopsis sp. cg5 genome:
- a CDS encoding oxidoreductase, giving the protein MTNTDGRVWLITGCSAGFGREIALAALAAGDRVLATARRPETLTDLEAKGGDRIRTAALDITDAGQVEAAVKTAVETFGRLDVVVNNAGHGAVGAVEEFTMSELRALMEVNFFGAVELTKAALPHLRAQADGTIVQISSAGGQVALPGFGAYSAAKFALEGLSEALAAEVAPFGVRVLIVEPGAFRTEFGGGRLQRSRTIDAYELSTSDTREAVETMHGTQPGDPAKAAAAILRAVGCPNRPLRLALGDDAVDAIRAHHESIATDLSNWEKVSRGTDLD; this is encoded by the coding sequence ATGACGAACACCGACGGCCGTGTCTGGCTCATCACCGGCTGCTCCGCCGGCTTCGGCAGGGAGATCGCGCTGGCCGCGCTGGCCGCAGGCGACCGGGTGCTGGCCACCGCCCGCCGGCCGGAAACGCTGACCGACCTCGAAGCGAAGGGCGGCGACCGGATCCGGACGGCGGCACTCGACATCACCGACGCCGGCCAGGTGGAGGCCGCCGTGAAGACCGCGGTCGAGACCTTCGGCCGCCTCGACGTCGTGGTCAACAACGCCGGTCACGGCGCGGTCGGCGCGGTCGAGGAGTTCACCATGAGCGAGCTGCGCGCGCTGATGGAGGTGAACTTCTTCGGCGCGGTGGAATTGACCAAGGCCGCGCTGCCACACCTGCGCGCCCAAGCCGACGGGACGATCGTCCAGATCAGCTCGGCGGGCGGCCAGGTGGCACTGCCCGGCTTCGGCGCCTACAGCGCGGCGAAGTTCGCACTCGAAGGCCTCTCGGAGGCACTCGCCGCCGAGGTCGCGCCCTTCGGAGTGCGCGTGCTGATCGTCGAGCCCGGCGCGTTCCGCACGGAGTTCGGCGGCGGCCGCCTGCAGCGCTCCCGCACGATCGACGCCTACGAACTGTCCACTTCGGACACCCGCGAAGCCGTCGAGACGATGCACGGCACCCAGCCAGGCGACCCGGCGAAGGCCGCGGCCGCCATCCTGCGCGCGGTCGGCTGCCCGAACCGCCCACTCCGCCTCGCACTCGGCGACGACGCGGTCGACGCCATCCGCGCACACCACGAGTCGATCGCCACCGACCTGTCCAACTGGGAGAAAGTAAGCCGCGGAACCGACCTCGATTAA